The Methanothermobacter sp. CaT2 DNA window GTGAGACCTTTATGAGCTTCTTAACGAGTTCTGTGGTGCTCACCTTCTCAAACTCGACATCCTGGAATGCCTCTGCGATTGAATCTAGTTCACTGTCACTGAGTGTAAGCATGTAGTCCTTGACCTTGAGGTACCTGTCTATCTCCTTCCCGATCTCCTCACGGCAGAGCCTTTCGTACTCACTGAGCCTCTTTTTGCTGACATCACCCTCACTGACCGCTGCAGCAGCAACCCTTCCTGCCAGCATACCACCGGTCATGCCGCTTATTATTCCGCCACCTGTGAGGGGGTTCACCTGACCTGCAGCGTCCCCAACAACCATGAGGCTGTCGGCCACAAGTTCCTTTGGCATGCCACCAACTGGGTCCCCACCTATGTTGAGTTCAACAGGCTGAGCGTTTTTTGTTGCAGGGCATGACTCAACGAATTCAACCAGGTGTTCATAGGCGCTCTTATCGGTCTCTGTTGAGAGAACCCCCAGGCCCACGTTGGCGATATCGTCACCCTTTGGGAAGATCCAGGCGTATCCACCGGGGGCCACGCTTCCAAAGTAGAATTCGATGCAGTTATTGTCCTCCATCTCCACTCCGACCATCTCGAACTGGGCCGCTGACTCCATGTCCTTGGGCCTCGTGGCTGTGTTTAGGCCGGCCCACCTTGCAACCCTTGACTCGGGGCCGTCGGCTGCGATGACTATCCTGGCCTTTATCTCAAACTCCCTGCCCATGCACTCTGCGCTGACAAGGTACCCGTCACCGGTTTTCTCCATCCCGGTTGCAAGGGTCTTCACCATGATCCGTGACCCTGCCCTTGCAGCGTCCATTGCCATGTGCTTGTCAAAGACCTTCCTCTCAAGTATGTATCCTGCCTCTGGCAGCTCCACCTTATCTGAGGTCAGCCATACATCTGTGCCGTTGGGGGAGACCAGACGCACACCATCAAGTTTCTTTGTGATCCAGCGGGGGTTTGGCTCTATCCCCAGGGACTCTAGGCCTCCAACAGAGACCCCCTCGGCGCACCTCTTCGGGGCCCCTATCTCTGATTTCTTGTCAATGAGGAGTACACTTGCACCGCCCATGGCGGCGTGTTTTGCTGCTGTTGAACCGGCTGGTCCAGCGCCAATCACAAGGACATCAACTTCAG harbors:
- a CDS encoding NAD(P)/FAD-dependent oxidoreductase; translated protein: MTEVDVLVIGAGPAGSTAAKHAAMGGASVLLIDKKSEIGAPKRCAEGVSVGGLESLGIEPNPRWITKKLDGVRLVSPNGTDVWLTSDKVELPEAGYILERKVFDKHMAMDAARAGSRIMVKTLATGMEKTGDGYLVSAECMGREFEIKARIVIAADGPESRVARWAGLNTATRPKDMESAAQFEMVGVEMEDNNCIEFYFGSVAPGGYAWIFPKGDDIANVGLGVLSTETDKSAYEHLVEFVESCPATKNAQPVELNIGGDPVGGMPKELVADSLMVVGDAAGQVNPLTGGGIISGMTGGMLAGRVAAAAVSEGDVSKKRLSEYERLCREEIGKEIDRYLKVKDYMLTLSDSELDSIAEAFQDVEFEKVSTTELVKKLIKVSPKALIKLGKLF